TTAATTGATACTAATAACACAAGAATATAATTATTAGTTTAATTACGTATTTGTGTGAAAACAGTTTTGACGGTAGCTGGTTTAGGTACTAGATTATTACCATTAACCAAAGAATTACCTAAAGAAATGTTACCAATTTTTGTTAAAGCGAAAAATGGTGAATTATTGATGAAACCTATACTTCAAGTAATTTTTGAGACTTTATATGATCATAAAATTCGAGATTACTGTTTCATTGTAGGAAAAACTAAGAGAGCAGTAGAAGAACATTTTACTCCTGATTTTGATATAGTCCAATATTTGAAAGATAATAAAAAATTAAAATTAAGTAAAGTATTAGATGCATATTCTAAAAAATTAGAAAAATCTAATATTGTCTTTATCTATCAACCAAAACCCATTGGATTTGGAGATGCCATTGAAAAAAGTAAAAAATTTGTCAATGGAGATAATTTTTTACTACATGCAGGTGATGACATAGTAATTTCAAAAAGAAATGATCATCTAACAAGATTAGAAAATGCATTTAAAAAATATGATGCTGACATTGCTTGTTTAGTTGAGGAAGTTAATGATCCAAAAAAATATGGAGTAGTTGATGGAATTTTCTTAGAAAATGGAGTTATGAAAATTACTGAAATGAAAGAAAAACCAAAAAACCCTTCTACTAAATTTGCAATAATCGCAATCTATATTTTTAAATCATCTATTTTTGACAAACTTTCTGACGTAAAAATTAAAGGTAATCCTGAAAAACAACTTGCATATGCATTTAATATGGCAATAAAGAAAAATGAAAATGTAATTGGTGTATTCTTGAAAAAAAGTGAAAAAAGAATTGATATTGGTACACCTGAATCATATTTACAAGTTTTAACTTCATCAAAAACAATAAAGATTGAATAAATTGAGGTTTATGAAAAATTGACCAAAGAAAAAATTTCTGTTATTGGATTGGGATTTGT
This window of the Candidatus Nitrosomarinus catalina genome carries:
- a CDS encoding sugar phosphate nucleotidyltransferase — protein: MKTVLTVAGLGTRLLPLTKELPKEMLPIFVKAKNGELLMKPILQVIFETLYDHKIRDYCFIVGKTKRAVEEHFTPDFDIVQYLKDNKKLKLSKVLDAYSKKLEKSNIVFIYQPKPIGFGDAIEKSKKFVNGDNFLLHAGDDIVISKRNDHLTRLENAFKKYDADIACLVEEVNDPKKYGVVDGIFLENGVMKITEMKEKPKNPSTKFAIIAIYIFKSSIFDKLSDVKIKGNPEKQLAYAFNMAIKKNENVIGVFLKKSEKRIDIGTPESYLQVLTSSKTIKIE